A window of Streptomyces armeniacus contains these coding sequences:
- a CDS encoding ribonuclease domain-containing protein produces the protein MKIPPHFTRIGAAAALAASLFVGGSAVAQATQSAPPAPVAQSQSAQPAQGVAAVGDICHSELPPEAHETLDLIEQGGPYPYPQDGTVFQNREGLLPDQSEGYYHEYTVETPGSDDRGARRIVTGEQEQEDYYTADHYESFDLVDYAC, from the coding sequence ATGAAGATCCCCCCACATTTCACCCGCATCGGCGCCGCCGCCGCTCTCGCCGCCTCCCTCTTCGTGGGCGGCTCGGCCGTGGCCCAGGCCACCCAGTCCGCACCGCCCGCCCCGGTCGCCCAGTCGCAGTCCGCACAGCCCGCGCAGGGCGTCGCGGCCGTCGGCGACATCTGCCACTCGGAGCTGCCGCCCGAGGCGCACGAGACGCTCGACCTGATCGAGCAGGGCGGCCCTTACCCGTACCCGCAGGACGGCACCGTCTTCCAGAACCGTGAGGGCCTCCTGCCCGACCAGAGCGAGGGCTACTACCACGAGTACACCGTCGAGACGCCGGGCTCCGACGACCGTGGAGCCCGGCGCATCGTGACCGGCGAGCAGGAGCAGGAGGACTACTACACCGCCGACCACTACGAGTCCTTCGACCTCGTCGACTACGCCTGCTGA
- a CDS encoding glycoside hydrolase family 30 protein — protein MTPQRRRPRLLNPRTRRARLAVLGSTLALTASGYALVNTAQADESAAATTAQVWITTADGSQKLARADDAAFDGSPQSIDIQVDAGEQGRQFTGAGASMTGASARLISQLPADARDSLLNDLFSGEGEGIGLDYVRQPLGGSDFVAELPYYTYEDTQGEFSIAKAQEEIIPLLEQARGINSGIRFMGSPWSPPAWMKDGGKLEGGKLSPDHYGDYADYLVRTVQAYADAGVPLTDLTVQNEPLFETTYPSTDMSAAEQADFFRVLDEKLTAAGLDTNLFAYDHNWDKPEYPLEVLDKTADIERVRGAAFHCYGGQPEAQQQVADTGKSVFFTECSGTDSDNPANTFADTLKWQTENLVIRSLRSGSETVVVWNLALDQNGGPHFGNCQNRCNGVVEINGGNVTKNAEFYALGHVSRFVDRGAHRIGSTTQEPGGLQNVTYENPDGSRASVVLNATGSSQTFSITENGKSLSYELPAGAVSTFTWPEAPTG, from the coding sequence ATGACACCGCAACGGAGACGTCCACGCCTGCTCAACCCCCGTACGCGGCGCGCCAGGCTGGCCGTGCTGGGGAGCACGCTCGCCCTCACCGCCAGCGGCTACGCGCTGGTGAACACCGCCCAGGCGGACGAGAGCGCGGCCGCCACCACCGCGCAGGTCTGGATCACCACGGCGGACGGCAGCCAGAAGCTCGCCCGGGCCGACGACGCCGCCTTCGACGGCAGCCCGCAGAGCATCGACATCCAGGTCGACGCGGGCGAGCAGGGCCGCCAGTTCACGGGCGCGGGCGCGTCCATGACCGGCGCGTCCGCGCGGCTGATCTCGCAGCTGCCCGCGGACGCGCGGGACTCGCTGCTGAACGACCTGTTCTCCGGCGAGGGCGAGGGCATCGGCCTGGACTACGTGCGCCAGCCCCTCGGCGGCTCCGACTTCGTCGCCGAACTCCCCTACTACACCTACGAGGACACCCAGGGCGAGTTCTCCATCGCCAAGGCGCAGGAGGAGATCATCCCGCTGCTGGAGCAGGCCAGGGGCATCAACTCCGGCATCCGCTTCATGGGCTCGCCCTGGTCGCCGCCCGCGTGGATGAAGGACGGCGGCAAGCTGGAGGGCGGCAAGCTCTCCCCGGACCACTACGGCGACTACGCCGACTACCTGGTCCGTACGGTGCAGGCGTACGCCGACGCCGGCGTCCCGCTCACGGACCTCACCGTGCAGAACGAGCCGCTGTTCGAGACCACGTACCCGTCCACGGACATGTCCGCCGCCGAACAGGCCGACTTCTTCCGCGTCCTGGACGAGAAGCTGACGGCGGCCGGGCTGGACACCAACCTGTTCGCGTACGACCACAACTGGGACAAGCCCGAGTACCCGCTGGAGGTGCTGGACAAGACGGCGGACATCGAGCGCGTACGCGGCGCCGCGTTCCACTGCTACGGCGGGCAGCCCGAGGCTCAGCAGCAGGTGGCGGACACGGGCAAGAGCGTGTTCTTCACGGAGTGCTCCGGCACCGACAGCGACAACCCGGCCAACACCTTCGCGGACACGCTGAAGTGGCAGACCGAGAACCTGGTCATCCGCAGCCTGCGGTCGGGCTCGGAGACCGTCGTGGTGTGGAACCTGGCCCTCGACCAGAACGGCGGCCCGCACTTCGGCAACTGCCAGAACCGCTGCAACGGCGTGGTCGAGATCAACGGCGGCAACGTGACCAAGAACGCCGAGTTCTACGCGCTGGGCCACGTCTCCCGGTTCGTGGACCGGGGCGCCCACCGCATCGGCTCCACCACGCAGGAGCCGGGCGGGCTGCAGAACGTGACGTACGAGAACCCGGACGGCTCACGCGCGTCCGTCGTGCTCAACGCCACCGGTTCGAGCCAGACGTTCTCGATCACCGAGAACGGCAAGTCGCTCTCGTACGAGCTGCCGGCGGGCGCCGTGTCGACCTTCACCTGGCCGGAGGCGCCCACCGGCTGA
- a CDS encoding GH1 family beta-glucosidase, producing the protein MTDLSPFSPLSLPADFRWGVATAAYQIEGAVAEDGRAPSIWDTFSHTPGKVEGGDTGDTACDHYHRWPEDLALMRQLGVDAYRFSIAWPRVLPGGDGPVNERGLAFYDRLTDALLDAGITPFPTLYHWDLPQALQDRGGWPERATAEAFGEYASVVAERLGDRITDWATLNEPLCSAWIGHLEGRMAPGFTDVTAAVRASVHLHLGHGLAVRAIRAAVPGARVGIVNNLTHCEPATSREADVAAAVRADGHTNRWWMDPLHGRGYPEDMTGLYGVELPLRTGDLDTIAAPLDWLGLNYYFRNVVADDPTGPPPQARGVRLPGVRRTGMDWEVHAEGLTKTLHRMADDYGARHLYVTENGAAYPDVVGADGQVDDPERTRYLEEHLAACARAVREGVPLEGYFAWSLLDNFEWAYGYDKRFGLVHVDYPTQRRTVKGSGHRYADIVRAHRRRARRAA; encoded by the coding sequence GTGACCGACCTCTCCCCCTTTTCCCCCCTCTCCCTGCCCGCCGACTTCCGCTGGGGCGTGGCCACCGCCGCGTACCAGATCGAGGGCGCCGTCGCCGAGGACGGCCGCGCGCCCTCCATCTGGGACACGTTCTCGCACACCCCCGGCAAGGTCGAGGGCGGCGACACCGGCGACACCGCCTGCGACCACTACCACCGCTGGCCGGAGGACCTGGCGCTGATGCGGCAGCTCGGCGTGGACGCGTACCGCTTCTCGATCGCCTGGCCGCGCGTACTCCCCGGCGGAGACGGCCCGGTCAACGAGCGCGGGCTCGCCTTCTACGACCGCCTCACCGACGCACTGCTGGACGCGGGCATCACCCCGTTCCCCACGCTGTACCACTGGGACCTGCCGCAGGCGCTCCAGGACCGCGGCGGCTGGCCGGAGCGGGCCACCGCCGAGGCGTTCGGCGAGTACGCCTCGGTCGTCGCCGAACGGCTCGGCGACCGCATCACGGACTGGGCCACCCTCAACGAGCCGCTGTGCTCCGCCTGGATCGGCCACCTGGAGGGCCGTATGGCGCCGGGGTTCACCGACGTCACCGCCGCCGTACGCGCCTCCGTGCACCTGCACCTCGGGCACGGCCTGGCCGTGCGGGCGATCCGGGCGGCGGTGCCCGGCGCCCGCGTCGGCATCGTCAACAACCTCACCCACTGCGAGCCCGCCACCAGCCGCGAGGCCGATGTGGCCGCCGCCGTACGCGCCGACGGGCACACCAACCGCTGGTGGATGGACCCGCTGCACGGCCGCGGCTACCCGGAGGACATGACCGGGCTGTACGGGGTCGAACTGCCGCTGCGCACCGGAGACCTGGACACCATCGCCGCGCCCCTGGACTGGCTCGGGCTCAACTACTACTTCCGCAACGTCGTCGCCGACGACCCCACCGGGCCGCCGCCGCAAGCCCGCGGCGTGCGGCTGCCGGGCGTGCGCCGCACCGGCATGGACTGGGAGGTACACGCCGAGGGGCTGACGAAGACGCTGCACCGGATGGCCGACGACTACGGCGCCCGGCACCTCTACGTCACCGAGAACGGCGCCGCGTACCCCGACGTGGTCGGCGCCGACGGACAGGTCGACGACCCGGAGCGGACCCGCTACCTCGAGGAGCACCTGGCGGCCTGCGCCCGCGCCGTACGCGAAGGGGTGCCCCTGGAGGGCTACTTCGCGTGGTCCCTGCTCGACAACTTCGAGTGGGCGTACGGCTACGACAAGCGGTTCGGGCTCGTCCACGTCGACTACCCCACCCAGCGGCGGACGGTGAAGGGCAGCGGCCACCGCTACGCCGACATCGTCCGCGCACACCGCCGCCGCGCACGCAGGGCGGCGTGA
- a CDS encoding carbohydrate ABC transporter permease, which produces MADTATRPAAPAPTPAAVRAPVRRSPTAPPRSFVWTRRIVLSLLGVFTATPVYVMLSSSLKPLDDVTGSFRWFPSNLTVQPYIDIWDTVPLARYFLNSLIVAGAATVCSVVIAVFAAYAVSRYRFRGRRVFTVTILSTQMFPGILFLLPLFLIFVNIGNTTGIALYGSRGALILTYLTFTLPFSVWMLIGYFDSIPKDLDEAALVDGCGPLGALFRVVVPAAIPGIVAVAVYSFMTAWGEVLFASVMTNGTTRTLAIGLQGYATQTQVYWNQVMAASLVASVPVVAGFLLLQRYLVAGLTAGAVK; this is translated from the coding sequence ATGGCTGACACCGCCACACGCCCCGCGGCTCCCGCGCCCACCCCCGCTGCCGTACGGGCGCCCGTACGGCGGTCGCCGACCGCGCCGCCGCGGTCGTTCGTGTGGACGCGGCGGATCGTGCTGTCGCTGCTGGGAGTGTTCACGGCCACGCCCGTGTACGTGATGCTCAGCAGCTCGCTGAAGCCCCTGGACGACGTCACGGGGTCCTTCCGCTGGTTCCCCAGCAACCTGACCGTGCAGCCGTACATCGACATCTGGGACACCGTCCCGCTCGCCCGCTACTTCCTCAACTCGCTGATCGTGGCGGGCGCGGCGACGGTCTGCTCGGTGGTCATCGCGGTGTTCGCGGCGTACGCGGTGAGCCGCTACCGGTTCCGCGGCAGGCGGGTCTTCACCGTCACCATCCTGTCCACGCAGATGTTCCCGGGCATCCTCTTCCTGCTGCCGCTGTTCCTGATCTTCGTCAACATCGGCAACACCACCGGGATCGCGCTCTACGGCTCGCGCGGCGCGCTGATCCTCACGTACCTCACGTTCACGCTGCCGTTCTCCGTCTGGATGCTCATCGGGTACTTCGACTCGATCCCGAAGGACCTCGACGAGGCCGCGCTCGTGGACGGCTGCGGGCCGCTCGGCGCGCTGTTCCGCGTCGTGGTGCCCGCCGCGATACCGGGCATCGTCGCCGTCGCCGTCTACTCGTTCATGACCGCCTGGGGCGAGGTCCTCTTCGCCTCGGTCATGACCAACGGCACCACCCGCACGCTCGCCATCGGGCTGCAGGGCTACGCGACGCAGACGCAGGTCTACTGGAACCAGGTCATGGCCGCCTCGCTGGTCGCGAGCGTGCCGGTGGTCGCCGGGTTCCTGCTGCTGCAGCGCTATCTCGTCGCCGGGCTCACCGCGGGGGCCGTCAAGTAG
- a CDS encoding carbohydrate ABC transporter permease — MTTLDTPRAGSPAPPPPEPPRTRRARLRVPARVRRAGLPYLLLLPALLLELLIHLVPMGVGIVMSFKELTQQYIRTWGDAPWSGLDNFRVAVDFDAPVGEALLRSFGVTCAFTVLAVGLAWLLGVTAAVLMQENFRGRGLLRALFLTPYALPVYAAVITWSFMLQRDNGLVNHVVHEQLGLTDSPPFWLIGDNSFFALVVVAVWRTWPFAFLILMAALQNIPRELYEAAQVDGAGIWQQVRRITLPSLRPVNQVLVLVLFLWTFNDFNVPYLLFGKAAPESADLISIHIYQSSFVTWDFGAGSAMSVLLLLFLLLVTAVYLLVTSRGRKHDG, encoded by the coding sequence ATGACCACGCTCGACACCCCCCGCGCCGGCAGCCCGGCGCCGCCTCCTCCCGAACCGCCGCGCACCCGGCGGGCACGCCTCCGCGTGCCCGCGCGGGTCCGCCGCGCCGGGCTGCCCTACCTGCTGCTCCTCCCGGCGCTGCTGCTCGAACTGCTCATCCACCTCGTCCCGATGGGCGTCGGGATCGTGATGAGCTTCAAGGAGCTGACCCAGCAGTACATCCGCACCTGGGGCGACGCGCCCTGGTCGGGCCTGGACAACTTCCGCGTCGCCGTCGACTTCGACGCGCCCGTCGGCGAGGCGCTGCTCCGCTCGTTCGGTGTGACCTGCGCCTTCACTGTCCTCGCGGTCGGCCTCGCCTGGCTGCTCGGGGTGACGGCGGCGGTGCTGATGCAGGAGAACTTCCGGGGGCGCGGGCTGCTGCGCGCGCTGTTCCTGACCCCGTACGCGCTGCCCGTCTACGCCGCCGTCATCACCTGGTCGTTCATGCTCCAGCGGGACAACGGGCTGGTGAACCACGTCGTGCACGAGCAGCTGGGGCTGACCGACAGCCCGCCGTTCTGGCTGATCGGCGACAACAGCTTCTTCGCGCTGGTCGTCGTCGCGGTGTGGCGCACCTGGCCGTTCGCGTTCCTGATCCTGATGGCCGCGCTGCAGAACATCCCGCGCGAGCTGTACGAGGCGGCGCAGGTGGACGGCGCCGGGATCTGGCAGCAGGTCCGCCGGATCACGCTGCCGTCACTGCGGCCCGTCAACCAGGTCCTCGTACTGGTGCTGTTCCTGTGGACCTTCAACGACTTCAACGTGCCGTACCTGCTGTTCGGCAAGGCGGCACCGGAGTCGGCGGACCTGATCTCCATCCACATCTACCAATCCTCGTTCGTCACCTGGGACTTCGGCGCCGGCTCAGCCATGTCCGTGCTGCTGCTGCTTTTCCTGCTGCTGGTGACGGCCGTCTACCTGCTGGTGACCAGCCGGGGGAGGAAACACGATGGCTGA
- a CDS encoding ABC transporter substrate-binding protein: MRVRRSAPGRPVLRRTAALAAVSALTMAATACGGGSSTGDEGSNKNPGTLTYWATNQGSSLEHDKKVLTPELKKFEKETGIDVKLEVVPWDSLLDRILAATSSGQGPDVLNIGNTWSASLQATGALLPWDAKNLKKIGGKDRFTPSALAAAGAEGKPPAAVPLYSLAYGLYYNKQMFKDAGIAKPPETWDELVDTGKKLTGDGKYGLAVEGGNPVENAHHAFVFGKQHGADFFDSSGEPTFDKPANVKAVKQYVDFLASDGIAAEGNAEYAKNESVRDFATGKAGMLLWQAAASSLKSHGMKPDEYGVAPVPAQSADASGERAVNTMVAGINLAVFKNTDNLDGALKFVKFMTSTEEQKALNGTYGSIPPVKEAQQDAAFSTPDLKVLRDVLANSSAPLPQVPDESKFETLVGTAMKELFAEAASGKSVSTGTVQERLTEAQQQMQK; encoded by the coding sequence ATGCGCGTACGCCGCTCCGCACCCGGCCGACCAGTCCTCCGCAGAACCGCCGCGCTCGCCGCCGTATCCGCCCTGACCATGGCCGCGACGGCCTGCGGCGGCGGCAGCAGCACCGGCGACGAGGGCAGCAACAAGAACCCCGGCACGCTCACGTACTGGGCCACCAACCAGGGCAGCAGCCTGGAGCACGACAAGAAGGTGCTGACTCCCGAACTGAAGAAGTTCGAGAAGGAGACGGGCATCGACGTCAAGCTCGAGGTCGTGCCCTGGGACAGCCTGCTGGACCGGATCCTCGCCGCCACCTCCTCCGGGCAGGGCCCCGACGTCCTCAACATCGGCAACACCTGGTCCGCCTCGCTCCAGGCCACCGGCGCCCTGCTGCCCTGGGACGCGAAGAACCTGAAGAAGATCGGCGGCAAGGACCGCTTCACGCCGTCCGCGCTCGCCGCCGCGGGCGCCGAGGGCAAGCCCCCGGCCGCCGTGCCGCTGTACTCCCTGGCGTACGGCCTCTACTACAACAAGCAGATGTTCAAGGACGCCGGCATCGCCAAGCCGCCGGAAACCTGGGACGAGCTGGTCGACACCGGCAAGAAGCTGACCGGCGACGGGAAGTACGGCCTCGCCGTCGAGGGCGGCAACCCGGTGGAGAACGCCCACCACGCGTTCGTCTTCGGCAAGCAGCACGGCGCCGACTTCTTCGACTCCTCCGGCGAGCCCACCTTCGACAAGCCGGCCAACGTCAAGGCCGTCAAGCAGTACGTCGACTTCCTCGCCAGTGACGGGATCGCCGCCGAGGGCAACGCCGAGTACGCGAAGAACGAGTCCGTACGCGACTTCGCCACCGGCAAGGCCGGGATGCTGCTGTGGCAGGCCGCCGCCTCGTCGCTCAAGTCGCACGGCATGAAGCCCGACGAATACGGCGTGGCACCCGTTCCGGCGCAGAGCGCGGACGCGTCAGGCGAACGCGCGGTCAACACGATGGTCGCGGGCATCAACCTGGCCGTCTTCAAGAACACCGACAACCTCGACGGCGCCCTGAAGTTCGTGAAGTTCATGACCTCCACGGAGGAGCAGAAGGCGCTCAACGGCACGTACGGCTCCATCCCGCCCGTCAAGGAGGCGCAGCAGGACGCCGCGTTCAGCACCCCCGATCTGAAGGTGCTGCGCGACGTGCTCGCCAACTCGTCGGCGCCGCTGCCGCAGGTCCCGGACGAGTCCAAGTTCGAGACGCTCGTCGGCACCGCGATGAAGGAGCTGTTCGCCGAGGCCGCGTCCGGCAAGAGCGTGAGCACGGGGACGGTCCAGGAGCGGCTGACCGAGGCCCAGCAGCAGATGCAGAAGTGA
- a CDS encoding ROK family transcriptional regulator produces the protein MAERNRRTVRDLRRTNRAAVLRRLYFDGPLSRQELGPLTSLSSGSVSNVVADLLGDGLVEEAGSVESDGGRPRTLLRVAPHSGSLIGVDVGETRVRVELFDLALTEVARAERPLDDEGHDVDRVVRHVLDGLAGVLDDAGLPAGRLVGIGVGVPGIVDHSTPGGTVVHGQTVGWDAVPLEDLLRRRLRRELPGLPSEVPLLLDNGARTMGQAEMWFGAGRGARDAVIALIGSGVGACVITDGLPYGGATSSAGEWGHTVLNMRGRRCRCGARGCLEAYVGAGAVLERWREAGGAPRGTDEESALAELLSVGSRAATSVLEETAEYLGAGIADLINLFNPERIVLGGWAGLALGPRLLPGVRRTAAEYALRYPAAGTAIELGRLGPDAVTVGAATLPLRRFLDAGGREEGHPRVALSAATGSVPHRE, from the coding sequence ATGGCGGAGCGGAACAGGCGCACGGTGCGCGATCTACGGCGCACCAACCGTGCGGCCGTGCTGCGGCGGCTCTACTTCGACGGCCCTCTCAGCCGCCAGGAGCTGGGCCCGCTCACCTCACTCAGCTCCGGCTCCGTCAGCAACGTCGTCGCCGACCTGCTCGGTGACGGCCTGGTGGAGGAGGCGGGCTCGGTCGAGTCCGACGGCGGCCGCCCCCGTACGCTGCTGCGCGTCGCGCCGCACAGCGGCAGCCTCATCGGCGTGGACGTGGGCGAGACGCGGGTCCGCGTCGAGCTGTTCGACCTCGCCCTCACCGAAGTCGCCCGCGCGGAACGGCCGCTGGACGACGAGGGGCACGACGTGGACCGCGTCGTACGGCACGTACTGGACGGACTCGCCGGCGTGCTCGACGACGCCGGGCTGCCCGCGGGACGGCTCGTCGGCATCGGCGTCGGCGTGCCCGGCATCGTGGACCACAGCACACCGGGCGGCACCGTCGTACACGGCCAGACCGTCGGCTGGGACGCCGTACCCCTGGAGGACCTGCTGCGCCGCCGGCTGCGGCGCGAACTCCCCGGGCTGCCCTCCGAGGTGCCGCTCCTGCTGGACAACGGCGCGCGCACGATGGGCCAGGCCGAGATGTGGTTCGGCGCCGGGCGGGGCGCCCGGGACGCCGTGATCGCCCTCATCGGGTCCGGCGTCGGCGCCTGCGTGATCACCGACGGGCTGCCGTACGGCGGCGCCACCAGCAGCGCCGGCGAATGGGGCCACACCGTCCTGAACATGCGCGGCCGCCGCTGCCGGTGCGGAGCGCGCGGCTGCCTGGAGGCGTACGTCGGGGCCGGCGCCGTCCTGGAGCGCTGGCGGGAGGCGGGCGGCGCACCGCGCGGCACGGACGAGGAGTCGGCGCTCGCCGAACTGCTCTCCGTCGGCAGCCGGGCGGCCACCTCCGTGCTGGAGGAGACAGCCGAGTACCTCGGCGCGGGCATCGCCGACCTGATCAACCTGTTCAACCCGGAGCGGATCGTCCTCGGCGGCTGGGCCGGACTGGCGCTCGGGCCGCGGCTGCTGCCCGGCGTACGGCGGACCGCGGCGGAGTACGCGCTGCGGTACCCGGCCGCGGGCACGGCCATCGAACTGGGCCGGCTCGGCCCCGACGCGGTGACCGTCGGGGCGGCGACACTGCCGCTGCGCCGCTTCCTGGACGCGGGCGGGCGGGAGGAAGGTCACCCGAGGGTGGCGCTGTCAGCGGCGACCGGTAGCGTTCCCCACCGGGAGTGA
- a CDS encoding sugar kinase, which produces MVTGPEVVTCGEAMLLMLAEPGVPLERAARFSRSVAGAESNVAAGLARLGHRTRWLGRVGADPAGEAVLRELRADGVDVSWAGVDPDAPTGLLLRDSHPQRGIDVQYYRAGSAASRLAPEHIQPEALAGARVLHLSGITPMLSASATEATWRLVELARRAGTAVSFDPNVRLKLGTAHEWMHTVGPLLREADLVLAGEDELELLLGGGADEGAKALLGLGHTSAVVIKRRDHSATAVSEGGQWDQRAFSVRVADPVGAGDAFAAGWLSGWLRGEGPQRALAEAACVAALAVQAPSDTEGLPTAAVRDRTLISLTEGTDSVHR; this is translated from the coding sequence GTGGTCACCGGACCGGAGGTCGTCACCTGCGGTGAAGCGATGCTGCTGATGCTCGCGGAGCCCGGCGTGCCGCTCGAGAGGGCGGCGCGCTTCAGCCGTTCCGTCGCGGGCGCCGAGTCCAACGTCGCCGCGGGGCTGGCCCGGCTCGGGCACCGTACGCGCTGGCTCGGCCGCGTTGGCGCGGACCCGGCGGGCGAGGCGGTGCTGCGGGAGCTGCGCGCGGACGGCGTCGACGTGTCGTGGGCCGGCGTGGACCCGGACGCGCCCACCGGCCTGCTGCTGCGGGACAGCCATCCGCAGCGCGGCATCGACGTGCAGTACTACCGCGCGGGTTCGGCCGCCTCCCGGCTGGCGCCGGAGCACATCCAGCCGGAGGCGCTGGCGGGCGCGCGCGTGCTGCACCTCTCCGGGATCACGCCCATGCTCTCCGCCTCCGCCACCGAGGCGACATGGCGCCTTGTCGAGCTGGCGAGACGCGCGGGCACCGCCGTCTCCTTCGACCCGAACGTACGGCTCAAGCTGGGCACCGCGCACGAGTGGATGCACACCGTCGGCCCGCTGCTGCGCGAAGCGGACCTCGTCCTCGCGGGGGAGGACGAGCTGGAGCTGCTGCTCGGCGGCGGCGCCGACGAGGGCGCCAAGGCGCTCCTCGGGCTGGGCCACACCAGCGCCGTCGTCATCAAGCGCCGCGACCACTCCGCGACGGCCGTCAGCGAGGGTGGCCAGTGGGACCAGCGCGCCTTCTCCGTACGGGTCGCCGACCCGGTCGGCGCGGGCGACGCGTTCGCCGCGGGCTGGCTCTCCGGCTGGCTGCGCGGCGAGGGGCCGCAGCGCGCGCTGGCCGAGGCGGCGTGCGTGGCGGCGCTGGCCGTGCAGGCACCGTCGGATACGGAGGGACTGCCCACCGCGGCGGTCCGGGACCGTACGCTGATCTCACTCACCGAGGGCACCGACTCGGTCCACCGCTGA
- a CDS encoding bifunctional 4-hydroxy-2-oxoglutarate aldolase/2-dehydro-3-deoxy-phosphogluconate aldolase, which produces MYRWELTRAALEQRVLAIVRSDSYERATTLADTLLSAGITSLEISLTTPFALEAVGTLQRETGDEAVIGAGTVLDAASARMAVDAGARFLVSPSLDAEVIRTGHRYGVPVFPGVSTPSEVVTALELGADALKLFPASAFGPGWIKDVRAALPQAALVPTGGVTPDSAPGWIAAGAVACGMGSALSEGDRATVGKRVADLLARLEDADAGA; this is translated from the coding sequence GTGTACCGCTGGGAACTCACCCGCGCCGCGCTGGAGCAGCGCGTCCTCGCCATCGTGCGCAGCGACAGCTACGAACGGGCCACGACGCTCGCCGACACCCTGCTCAGCGCGGGGATCACCAGCCTGGAGATCTCCCTCACCACCCCGTTCGCGCTGGAGGCCGTCGGCACGCTCCAGCGGGAGACCGGCGACGAGGCGGTGATCGGCGCGGGCACCGTCCTCGACGCGGCCTCCGCGCGGATGGCCGTGGACGCGGGCGCCCGCTTCCTCGTCTCGCCCAGCCTGGACGCCGAGGTGATCCGCACCGGACACCGGTACGGCGTGCCGGTGTTCCCCGGCGTGTCCACCCCGAGCGAGGTCGTCACCGCGCTGGAGCTGGGCGCGGACGCGCTGAAGCTGTTCCCCGCCTCGGCGTTCGGGCCCGGCTGGATCAAGGACGTACGGGCCGCGCTGCCGCAGGCCGCGCTGGTGCCCACCGGCGGGGTCACGCCCGACAGCGCGCCGGGGTGGATCGCGGCGGGCGCCGTCGCCTGCGGCATGGGCTCGGCGCTGTCCGAGGGGGACCGGGCGACGGTCGGCAAGCGCGTCGCGGATCTGCTGGCACGCCTGGAGGACGCCGACGCCGGGGCCTGA
- a CDS encoding GNAT family N-acetyltransferase: protein MRITECREGDVELLDRHMPSPGATSQHARRFARHVERSGTFLVAWRGELPVGSCEVRWDGCEAPEVRLAHASCPEISGLGVWPEVLRSERTGTALIETAEKLVRGRGHASVGLGVEKNNPRAEALYFRLGYHPSVAYLACWSYEDATGMAHQVADACTFMYKTFGSP, encoded by the coding sequence ATGAGGATCACTGAGTGCCGGGAGGGCGACGTAGAGCTGCTGGACCGCCATATGCCGTCACCCGGTGCCACCTCTCAGCACGCGCGGCGCTTCGCGCGGCACGTGGAGCGCTCGGGCACCTTCCTCGTCGCCTGGCGCGGCGAACTGCCCGTCGGCAGCTGCGAGGTGCGCTGGGACGGCTGCGAGGCGCCGGAGGTCAGACTCGCGCACGCGTCCTGCCCGGAGATCAGTGGGCTGGGCGTGTGGCCGGAGGTGCTCCGCTCGGAGCGCACCGGCACCGCGCTGATCGAGACTGCCGAGAAGCTCGTACGCGGGCGCGGCCACGCGTCCGTCGGCCTCGGCGTGGAGAAGAACAACCCGCGTGCGGAAGCCCTCTACTTCCGCCTCGGCTACCACCCTTCGGTGGCCTATCTGGCCTGCTGGTCCTACGAGGACGCCACCGGCATGGCCCACCAGGTGGCGGACGCCTGCACGTTCATGTACAAGACGTTCGGCAGCCCGTAG